A genomic region of Gadus macrocephalus chromosome 5, ASM3116895v1 contains the following coding sequences:
- the ckba gene encoding creatine kinase, brain a isoform X1, whose product MAEDMDQLSKAMAQINVRRLSAEDEYPDLTGHNHHMASAMTLDIYKQLRQRATPNGFTIDDVIQTGVDNPGHPFIMTVGCVAGDEETYEVFKELLDPVIQDRHGGYKPTDKHKTDLDPAHLKGGDDLDPDYVLSSRVRTGRSVRGFCLPPHCSRGERRAVETLSIEALDTLSGDLKGTYYALKNMSDAEQQQLIDDHFLFDKPVSPLLLASGMARDWPDGRGIWHNVNKTFLVWVNEEDHLRVISMQQGGNMKEVFNRFCTGLTKIEKLFKERKHEFMWNEHLGYVLTCPSNLGTGLRAGVHVKLPNLSKNAKFEEVLKKLRLQKRGTGGVDTAAVGGTFDISNADRLGFSEVELVQMVVDGVKLLVEMEKKLEKGQPIDAMIPAQK is encoded by the exons ATGGCAGAAGACATGGACCAACT CTCTAAGGCCATGGCCCAGATAAACGTCAGGCGGCTGTCAGCGGAGGACGAGTACCCTGACCTGACCGGCCACAACCACCACATGGCGTCGGCCATGACCCTTGACATCTACAAGCAGCTGAGGCAGAGGGCCACACCCAACGGCTTCACCATAGATGATGTCATTCAGACAGGGGTGGACAATCCCG GCCACCCCTTCATCATGACGGTGGGCTGCGTGGCCGGAGACGAGGAGACCTACGAGGTGTTCAAAGAGCTGCTGGACCCCGTGATCCAGGACCGCCACGGCGGATACAAGCCCACGGACAAGCACAAGACCGACCTGGACCCCGCCCACCTCAag GGGGGCGACGACCTGGACCCCGACTACGTCCTGAGCTCCAGGGTGCGCACCGGGAGGAGCGTCCGCGGCTTCTGCCTGCCGCCCCACTGCAGCCGCGGGGAGCGCCGCGCCGTGGAGACCCTCTCCATAGAAG CTCTGGACACTCTGTCTGGGGACCTGAAGGGGACGTACTACGCCCTGAAGAACATGTCCgacgcagagcagcagcagctcatcgacgaccacttcctgtttgacaAGCCCGTCTCCCCCCTGCTGCTGGCGTCCGGTATGGCCCGCGACTGGCCCGACGGCCGCGGCATCTG GCACAACGTGAACAAGACGTTCCTGGTGTGGGTCAACGAGGAGGACCACCTCCGGGTCATCTCCATGCAGCAGGGAGGCAACATGAAGGAGGTGTTCAACCGCTTCTGCACCGGCCTCACCAAG ATCGAGAAACTGTTCAAGGAGAGGAAACACGAGTTCATGTGGAACGAGCACCTGGGCTACGTGCTCACCTGCCCCTCCAACCTGGGCACCGGGCTGCGCGCAGGAGTCCACGTCAAGCTGCCCAACCTCAGCAAGAACGCCAAGTTTGAGGAGGTCCTCAAGAAGCTGCGGCTCCAGAAGCGTGGAACAG GGGGCGTGGACACGGCGGCCGTGGGCGGGACCTTTGACATCTCCAACGCGGACCGCCTGGGCTTCTCCGAGGTGGAGCTGGTGCAGATGGTGGTGGACGGAGTCAAGCTGCtggtggagatggagaagaAGCTGGAGAAGGGCCAGCCCATCGACGCCATGATCCCCGCCCAGAAGTAA
- the ckba gene encoding creatine kinase, brain a isoform X2 gives MPFGNTHNEMKLKYASAKEYPDLSKHNNHMAKILTPAIYELLRKRQTPSGFTLDDVIQTGIDNPGHPFIMTVGCVAGDEETYEVFKELLDPVIQDRHGGYKPTDKHKTDLDPAHLKGGDDLDPDYVLSSRVRTGRSVRGFCLPPHCSRGERRAVETLSIEALDTLSGDLKGTYYALKNMSDAEQQQLIDDHFLFDKPVSPLLLASGMARDWPDGRGIWHNVNKTFLVWVNEEDHLRVISMQQGGNMKEVFNRFCTGLTKIEKLFKERKHEFMWNEHLGYVLTCPSNLGTGLRAGVHVKLPNLSKNAKFEEVLKKLRLQKRGTGGVDTAAVGGTFDISNADRLGFSEVELVQMVVDGVKLLVEMEKKLEKGQPIDAMIPAQK, from the exons ATGCCTTTCGGAAACACTCACAACGAGATGAAGCTGAAATACGCCTCCGCCAAGGAGTACCCCGACCTCTCCAAACACAACAACCACATGGCCAAGATCCTCACCCCGGCCATCTACGAACTGCTGAGGAAGAGGCAGACCCCCAGTGGATTTACCCTGGATGACGTCATCCAGACCGGGATTGATAACCCag GCCACCCCTTCATCATGACGGTGGGCTGCGTGGCCGGAGACGAGGAGACCTACGAGGTGTTCAAAGAGCTGCTGGACCCCGTGATCCAGGACCGCCACGGCGGATACAAGCCCACGGACAAGCACAAGACCGACCTGGACCCCGCCCACCTCAag GGGGGCGACGACCTGGACCCCGACTACGTCCTGAGCTCCAGGGTGCGCACCGGGAGGAGCGTCCGCGGCTTCTGCCTGCCGCCCCACTGCAGCCGCGGGGAGCGCCGCGCCGTGGAGACCCTCTCCATAGAAG CTCTGGACACTCTGTCTGGGGACCTGAAGGGGACGTACTACGCCCTGAAGAACATGTCCgacgcagagcagcagcagctcatcgacgaccacttcctgtttgacaAGCCCGTCTCCCCCCTGCTGCTGGCGTCCGGTATGGCCCGCGACTGGCCCGACGGCCGCGGCATCTG GCACAACGTGAACAAGACGTTCCTGGTGTGGGTCAACGAGGAGGACCACCTCCGGGTCATCTCCATGCAGCAGGGAGGCAACATGAAGGAGGTGTTCAACCGCTTCTGCACCGGCCTCACCAAG ATCGAGAAACTGTTCAAGGAGAGGAAACACGAGTTCATGTGGAACGAGCACCTGGGCTACGTGCTCACCTGCCCCTCCAACCTGGGCACCGGGCTGCGCGCAGGAGTCCACGTCAAGCTGCCCAACCTCAGCAAGAACGCCAAGTTTGAGGAGGTCCTCAAGAAGCTGCGGCTCCAGAAGCGTGGAACAG GGGGCGTGGACACGGCGGCCGTGGGCGGGACCTTTGACATCTCCAACGCGGACCGCCTGGGCTTCTCCGAGGTGGAGCTGGTGCAGATGGTGGTGGACGGAGTCAAGCTGCtggtggagatggagaagaAGCTGGAGAAGGGCCAGCCCATCGACGCCATGATCCCCGCCCAGAAGTAA